The DNA window ATCCAGTAGCTATAAAAGACATGcaatttttatccttttatcaTACTCTAATAAAATAAGCTCATAGTTATATTCTGCAGCAACAAATGATAGAAAATTGGGTACCCTTCGTTCAGTGTGGTCCCATTCAGCCATTTCCAGATCCCTTCTGTATGGTCATCTTTGAGGCCGATCCAAAATCCATTGTAATAATTAAATGGTAGGTTGTACCGAAGTGCTTTTAAACTCTCTACTATGAACTCCTATGCAAGAGAGTGGATGTTAAAAGTTAATATTGTTACTATCTAGTGACCCTTTCCAACCTCTGACTATGGAAAGTAACAGGAAAGAAATTTGCCACTCAACTTGGAATACTTATAAAATCAGGACATCACCTCAACTGACATTACCACTGACAGTAATAaaagaaggaaataaagaaaataattcttcTTACTTTCTACTTCTGAGTTAATATGAATGCAACATTATGTACAGCATGAAAAAGCAgtttatacacataaatatttaaaattttcactCACATTCTGATTTTGCAATAAGTAAGGAATTATATCTCAGCAAAACAATTAGGGTGctttaaaatactaaaaaaagaaatacttgcCCTAGATAGTATGTCTTGtaatatcagtgtcagtgattATTCACGTTGGATAAATCTATTCTATCTTAAATACCACACCATGACAACTAATATATATAACTGATAACTAATAATTCTTCAAAGATGATTATTTTATCTCAATATTACTGACTGATAATTTGTTGGGATTTAAGAAGAGGCATAAATGCATTCAAAGTCAGAGACTAACAAGACTTTCATTTCAAAAAGACCTCAAAACAGCACATTTAGCCGAGATACGATGCTACATGTATCATCCTGTACAAACATAGACATAACATATAGACACAAACTATAGAAAGGTTTCTGGAAAATTGATATCAACCTGTCCTTGAATATCCCATTCTATATTATGGGCATTAATATGGACTCAGTTCTCCCTTTGCTGTTACAGTATGCTAACTTTCACTGTTTTGGGAAAGCCTGTTGTGGCCCCTTCAGGCACTGCATGAAACTTTGGgagtaacaacaaaaaaataactgtccttttcctcgcaCATTGCTAATATGGCATGCTCATATCAGTATCGCTTTAAAATATCGGAAGGATTTGTCCAGTTTATTCACCCAGGACACTCAGGTATTTGTTCAGCTATGAGTGCAATTCATGCATTTTGGATTATCTCCAAAATGCATCTGCACAACCTATAAGCTTTCATAGTTTTCCACACAACCCCATTGCTCTGGTTCATCTTCTGGCTTTCAGTGGTTCCACGCATCAGATTTAAACCATTGATGCTTGCCTTCAAAGCCAAAACCAGACCAGAACCTTCTTACATCAACGCTCTTATCACTCCCTGCACTGCACCTTGCTCTGTCCAAGTTTTTTCACTCCAACCCTGGTGAACTGTGTCTTTATAGACCTTGCGTTATTTAaaattatgtaatgtaatgatggAAAATTTTTGGGACTCTTAGTTCCAATAGTTTTCAGGAAGAGACACAAATGTGTGCGTGGTGGTCAAGTGTCCACAGACTTTTGGTTATATAGCCTTTTTTTTAGAACATGCTACTAAAGACGAAGTATTTAAGAAGAAAATTCTGATTTAATCTCTTCCAGAAACAGAATTTGAAACAATCTACTGTAGAGAAAGTCAAGCAAAATAAAGGTTTACTTCTGACCTGTTTCTCCTTTGAATCTATGATGACTAAGTCAGCTCCTTTTTTCTTGCAGTCATCCCTGCCTCCATCCCAGCCGTTGCGTGAAGTTGTTGAAGACACAGCAAAGTAAAAACATGTGCTGTTCATCAGTACCCAGTTAGGCAAACACTTGCCACAGTTTCCTTCTGTTAAAATTTGAACAGAACACAAATCTAAGAAAAATACATCTACTTGAAATgtcaacagaaaataaattgaGGAATATCACAGCTAACAGGTTTCCTGCTGTTTGTGATTGCATAAGGCAATGTGTTGAATATTGAAAGATCAAGAAAAAAGTCTTGAGCTATTTAAAGGCAcattcaaatgaaaataaaacttacCAAGATTTGAAATTTGAGATTGCagttttcttttgtcttcctctaatttttgtttttgtgagttTAGTTCATTCTTCAGTCTTGTCTCTCTGTTCAAATTTAACTGCATGGATGTGATCTTTCTTACATCTTCctcatgtttgttttgaagtGCGTTTTTGGACTCAGTCAGGCTTCTGTGGTCTGACTGTAGCTGAGCGAGCTGAGAGCTGATAACTGATGAGTTCAGAGACAGGATGCCATGTTTGTCATTCACTCTGTTAACTGAGGAATTAACAAGTTAGAGCTCTGTCTGAAGTCTGAGTTATGGTCATAACTTTTGTAATTTCTTTTGTTGCCTTTTACAATAGACATATCTTTTCAATATATACTCACTGTGAACACTCAGTCCtattacaacaaaaataaatactgcacaTAGGGCCCCAAGAAGCATTGCTGGCACTCGATAAGACCTAGAGCTCAGTTCATCTCTGACAGTAAACCTGGACACTAATCAAGAAAAATCAAATCTACAGTCAGCACAATGTGCAAAGACAATGTAAAGATGAGACTTACTGCTCTTAGGCTATTAATGGCTGATTTGATTGCCACTCATTTGTCCTGGGAACGCCTGACAAAAAGTCAAGTTTCATGTCACACATGGCAATTTATTTACTCTAATTATGTCAATGTGTtaaatttgcatattttgtcAGTTTGATTCTTTgagatttaaaacaatttaaattcaCTGAAATGtcagtaaagtgtaaagtggTTTCTTAAACCTAGGTAAAAACAGATGCCATTTTTTATAGTCTGCTATTATTATATGAAAGCAGCATATGGGtgagatatattttatatatttctttatatataaaccAAAACAATTTATATTTCCTGTATATTCAGAATTTATGACAACTTTAGACTTTCCCACTGCTAATGTCACAATAAAAGGTGAAAGGGTTTGTTTTACAGATAGTAAAAATGGCCATCAATTCGAACAGAAAAGCTAAAAAATCAACTGTTAAACTCATTTATCtcacacattttgttaaatatgctaaataacaaattaaatcTACATCTTGTCATGTCTGATATACAAAAAATTGCTTACTTTTTGAATATAGAGGATTATCATCTCCAGTCAAATCGCCATGATCTTCTAATTCACTATATGTGTCTTTTCCATGGTTTTCAGAGTTAATCATAATtactactttttcacaataaacCTAAAAACAGTGAATTTTGTGTCAGTGGTCTTTACTCTTTACTTTGTGCAGCAGAAACTGTTTGTACTGACAGTGTCACTGAACTTATTTACTGTTGATTGTGGGTGGACCTTATGTTTTTGCAGAGATGAttcatgtttgttgtgttgaaGTAAATGCCATGAGTTCATGAGTTTGCTGTTATTCAagaaatatttcaataaaataaagttattgtttagtatatataatttaatagtcatacaaaataaatataatttaatagtCATACAACATCATAATGCAACCTAGATTAGTAAAACTGCATTAAATTTTCACTAATAAAAGATAAAGTATAGGTCATGAATGATAGAATGAACTGGATGTAAATACAGTTAGATTTTATTATAAGAGCTGGcaaagaaatctaaatctaaaaagCCATAATATAGCTTGATGTGGCCAGGTAATGGAACACTTGgcattgtgtgagtgtttgtgagtctTAAATAGAGCTGTGTGTGACTGGTGACTTTTGTGCATGATTATAAGTCTGTAAGCTGTGAATGGTACAAAGTTTGTGGGTTTTGGGAAGTGTAGTTCAGGGTCGCCATGATTGTAGGCTATGGTACTTTCTGGGAAACAGTTTAAGGATACCGGCATTGACCTGACAGCACAATAActgtataaacattttatacagtgtttCAAAGTTCCCAATACAAAAACCTGGACAAACAGTGTAGAATTTATTTGcaacaatcattttaattattaaaatgtgattttcttccttaaaaatagtaaagtacatttctttattgtcattatgaGGATATGCAATATACAGAATAAAGTCGGATAATAATGGTTCCTGTGGACCCAAGGTACAACATAACatacacatatttttttaacagattagATAGAGAATCTGAGAGAATTATGGAGTTAGTGAAAAAAGGAAGTGATTATTCATTGAATTGATTATTCATTGTTGATGCTATTTTGTTGATTTATCTTTGATTAATTATAATTGTCGATATTGAACAAAAACATGATTCTAGAGTGTTTTATCTATTTCCTTCTCACAGATCCATTTTTGTTTGAGTGAACATGGTAGATCATTCCAGGTCTTCATTGGATTTCCTCTGGAATACACAACTGCACAGTCCTCTCGAGCCTTGTCATCATTTGGCTCCCCGTCCATCCAGTAGCTATAAAAATATGAACGTCAttattgtttacacaaacacacacacacacacgcacacgcacacacacacgcacatatacatatacatatattatatacatacatacatacgtacccTTCCGTCAGTGTGGTCTCATTCAGCCATTTCCAGATCCCTTCTGTATGGTCATCTTTCAGTCCGATCCAAAATCCATTATTATAACTGAATCGTATTTTGTACTGCTGTAAACGCGCTGATATAAACTCCTATACAGAAAGGTGGATATTAAAAGTTTATACTGTTATTAGCTTCGGTGACTCTTTATTATGTTTTGGGAGAATCTGCATTTGCTGTGTTGCTATGTGCTATTAAATGACTTGTACaatgaacaaattaataaaaaagaacaaacaaacaagagacTAATGAGAGAACAACTGCAGTACAAGAAGAACAAAGTTTCTCATTATAACTATGTTGAAGCCAAACAAACATTCATGATCAAATCtaaagtttttctgtgtattttaagtGAATTGTTGGCCAAGTGTTTTTCTGAAAGACTATAgataaaatagaaattaaaatctATTATGATCGATTTCAGAAACAGAATTTTGAAACAATTTACTGTGGAGAAAAGCATGTAAAATAAAGCTGCAGGTCTATTTATTACCTGTTTCTCTTTTGAATCTATGACGACTAAGTCAGCTCCTTTTTCCTTGCAGTCATCCCTGCTTGCATCCCAGTTTTTGCCCGGAATCATCAAAGACACAGCAAAGTAAAAACATGTGCTGTTCATCAGTACCCAGTTAGGCAAGCACTTGCCACAGTTGTCTtctgttgaaaaaaaagaaaaatacatttaacctcaactaaaaaaagaaataaatgttaaagCAAAGACAATTCTGCTGACCTCATCTGCTGTGTGAATGTATTGTGTCTGTatgcgaaggtgtgtgtgtggaattctGGAGGATATAATCACTTAATGATATtagattttataatattttttgtcattgtaATTACATCTATTACAGGAAAATACTTACCAAGATTTGAAATTTGAGATTGCagttttcttttgtcttcctctaatttttgtttttttgagcttaggtcagtgttcagtgttgtctCTTTGTTCAAATTTATCTCCAGGGATTTGATCTTTCTTACATCTTCctcatgtttgttttgaagtGCGTTTTTGGACTCGATCAGGCTTCTGTGGTCTGACTGTAGCTGAGCGAGCTGAGAGCTGATAACTGATGAGTTTAGAGACAGGATGCCATGTTTGTCATTCACTCTGTTAACTGAGGAATTAGCAAGTTAGAGCTCTGTCTGAAGTCTGAGATATGGTTATACCTTTTGTAATTTCTTTTGTTGccttttacaatagacatttgTCATTTCAATATATACTCACTGTGAACACTCAGTCCTAttacaacaaaaagaaatactGCACATAGGGCCCCAAGAAGCATTGCTGGCAGTCGATAAGACCTAGAGCTCAGTTCATCTCTGACAGAAAACCTGGACACTAATCAAGAAATATAGAGTATAGAGTTAGAGTTATAGAGTTACTGCTCTTAGGCTATTAATGACTACTGATTTGACTATGGCTTAATTCTGgcaaaatggacaaaaaaatctCCCCCTTGTCTAAAACAATGTAAAAGTATTTATCAGACAATTTTTTAACAAGCATGTTACCAATTTGACTGGTTTTCACGGTTTTATATAGTCTGCAGTTACTGCACAGCACGAGCACTAAAACATATaaagtgtgatttttttcctctattCACAGTGGCCCTGGAAAGCATTCCTcccaatgatttttttttctctattgcAACATAAAATTTAAGCATATCAGCATTTCTTTGCGGAAGTAAAATTATGTCCTAATGATGaactgtaaatttaaaaaaataattctaaaaacTGTGCTCACCCTTTCCATGTCGCTATGAGCATTTCACATTTAgattttcttctatttcttAATGCAAATAATAGATCTATATATAATAATCTAAATGTGAAATGCTCATCTTcttttttagaaaatgttctTGTTTTCAAGTGTGTTTTGACCTATTTCTTTGTAGTGCtctgtgctttggatcattgtctatTGGTGGttcctgtatttttcttttactttagaCCAAATTGCACAACCTTAATTGCATAAAAAAATCTACGACTGAACCATTCATGCAACTGCAACCAGCCATCTCGAAAACAGCGATGTATGGAAGggcatgagttcaaatcccaggtctaccaagcagTCACTGCTGGGTCCCTAAGAAAGACAGCCTTGAGCTACCCataactgctcagttgtattaattgaaattaattgtaagtcactctggaacaGGGTGTCTAATGAATACCAGAAATGTAAACTCATTCAATAAGACTTAGCAATATGTGAATTCCCTCCCTTTACTTGTGTCATGTATGttgtatctgtttgtttgtttgtatgcaCTTTATCTAAGAGCATGCCACTGTAGCACAAACATCTAATTGTTCCTCATATACCCAGGATTCCGAAAACATTTGCACATAAAAGGAACTTGAAACTCAGAAGTAGCTGTCTTCTGGAAACTTTCCTACAAAGACAGGATCTGTGAGAAACTGATGATACAGAACCAGTGAGATATTAAGGTAAATTATTCTGAGGatctaaataatattttatttaaaatactaaGTTTCTGGTGAGTATTTTCTGAAGGCACTATATACAGACACTCTACAGTTTATATGGTCTGTAATTCATGACTacttatatacaataaaatattatggATTATTTTACTGATAATTTTGTTGAACAATTTTCTATCAGAAGTACTATTAACTTTCTGCATCTGTGAACCTGTTAACTTTTGGAAAAGTTTATAAATCTTgctaaataatcatttaatgatttaatgcatAATGATTGCTGAACAAATATGTACTTACTCTTTACATATAGAGGATGAACATCCACATTATCTTGAAACTCTGATCCATTGTACATCTCATTTTCCTGGTCTTCAGTGTTCATCATAATTGCCAGtctttaatgatatttttttctttttaaagaagcTGTGATTTATATGTCAGTATGTCAGTAGTCTTTACGCTTTACTTTGTGCATTCCAAACTGTGTCTCCTGACAGTGTCACCGAATATATTTACTCTTGATTATGGGTGGACTTATGGGATTATGGGTGTCTTACAGTTTTGCAGAGATGATTCATGTTCAGTTGATGGGGAAGTAAACAGCATGGCATTTCCTgtcaatcaaaataaagaagcaCTACATGAAAATggtttaaaatacaaattttataaatgacaaactTTAGAATAGCAAGTAAACAAACTTTTTGAAAATGAGGCAAACAACAAACTGCTACTAATAGAATTTAGATTTCTGTAGTGCTCGCAGTCATGGGAATTCATAATACACAATAGTTTTATATTTCTGCAGTATATCTAGAAACAAGAATGGCTCGATACTGTCTTCATTTTCTCTATATAATTCTCTGTATAAATTATTCTAAAAgtatttcaaattaaattaattgcataaaagttttctgtttgtttctctgctGCCTTAGAATAAACTCTGTTTTGCAATTTTATCTTACGACTATTATCTTACAATTTTATCTTAGAAGCCTAATTTTTGCAAATCAACCTTCAATTTCCAACTAACAAGATAATAGTATAAAGTGAACATGACACACAATGAATCAACTCCCAACATAAAcaattggttaaaaaaatattctgagaACTTTTTAAATCATTTGGTTTTGTCTTTTAAATATATGTGAGGAAAATAGTTTAAATAATGGTACAATTtccattaaatgtttaaaaataaataaatcttgcaTTAAATTAGAACACTTTTATTCGTAACAACTTGGATACAAATTGGAGATGTTTATTTGTGCTGAGTGTCATTAAACTTCCTGGCaggtgattgtgattgtgagagaACATGGCTGTTGCAATGAAGGTTAATGtgatagaaacagaataaatatatatatataaatgggtCTATAGGAAGATTTTCTGTTGAACATgctaaacatccatccatccattttctactggACATGCTAAACACACGATTTAAAACAGTTCCAtttagcgttttttttttttttttttcctgagcaCAAATAACAACATGGTTATCTTATGACCATGACCTCACATTTGCTAACTACTGTATATCTCATGCTCATCTTCTGGCCATTCTGTTCTACTCAAGTAGCCCTGGCAGccccagcactgctccactcaGCTGTAGAACCACAATTAAATAGAAATCCTTTGATTCATGACTTTTCTTTCCTCCAGAAAGAAGTTGTGAACAGCTCAGCAGGGACTGGGAATCAGAGTCTTTAGAAGGGTGTTtaacatgtaaaaatgtaacaaGTCCTTACATTTATATGGATAAAATATGATTATCCAACTGTCAGGTTCAAGAGATGCCCACTTTCCACCATTTTTGTCTGGAATTCCTCATTGACCCAGAAGGTATGTAATACTTCCTCATTAACACTGATATTTCAAATTTTTCCATTTCATCTTCGAAAATCAGTAAAGACGGCAATTCTGGCTTACTAGCTGAGTGCACAACTCTCTCAAAGTAGTTGGCTTATTTTGATCTTTATTTGTCATATGACTATATGATGCTTAAGTACTCACAATAGCAGCCCAGATAGACAATAACAGGAAACAAAAGTTGCTtgcagctacaaaaaaaaaaaaagagtagaagATGGAAACCCGGAGAAGTTATGTTTGTTGCCTAGGAAACCTAGATGCAAAACTAGTCATTTGTTGatgaaagtaataaataacatttactgcAAAGggctttataaaacaaaaaaaattctctgaACAGAACTAGTATTAAGTTTTTCTGAGATGGTTTCGGCAGCAGGTGCCTTTTACCCTTTTTGTAAGATCTAATTGATAGCACAAAAACAAGAATTGACATTATAAACCTATATTTATATTATCAGTTGTACATGAGCAAACAAAGCATTCTGGATGAGCTGCTGGACAAAATCATCATGCTGCAGGTCATTCATCTTTCACCATGATCCCTCTTTGGATGACCAAAGAATTTGTTTGCTATTGGTTTGTTTGGTCTTGATTGACATATGATAGCACAAATTTGCTAGTGTTATCAGATTCTTCATTAAGTAAAAGTTCCATAAAGATGGAGAACACAAACTGATGCACAAATACAGATAATATTAGTAAAGTTTGTAATATTAAGAAAAGCAAATCGCAAGAGCATTGTTTgctttgagtgtgtgagtgtgtgagtgaactgTTTTAATGAAGGGCTACTGATGTATGGTATCACTGTGACTGTGATGTGCCTATAAGGGTCTAGTCTTGCTGAgtcttactgttttttttataagtatAGTACATAGTTTCAGTGCCACTGATCTTACTTGATTTTTAAGATGGAATTTAATTTAGATAATTTGTTTTTGATCCTGTCAGTTTTCTTTAGTGTTCAACAACTGATGGTATTCTTCGGTTTACAGTGACATCAAGGCAGAAAACCTTCTTTTCAACCTCGACTCCCTAGACATCAAATTGATTGACTTCGGCTGTGGCAAATTGCGGCAGGACACGTCCTAAGTGGAAAATGCAGGTCATTGCACATTGAGGTGTAACAGACATCGCACAGAATAAAGGGGATTGAATATCTACTGTAAGTTGTGGTGTTGCTGATGGTGTTTTTGCTCTTCTGCTCAGAAACTACAGATTTTGGCCTCCAGAATGGATCCTGCTACAAGAGTCTTTTGCCAACCATGATACTGTCTGGAGTCTTGACATCCTCCTCTTTAGTCTTGTCtgcaaaaaaaaggaatgaaaagaaaattgtTGCTGAGACCCTCATTTTCAAGGCTGGCCTGTCTGAATGTAACACTACAAGAGCATCAGGTTAAAATATTACAAGAAATCTGAGAAAAATTCTAAGTTGTATGAAATGTTACAAGCACAAGTAAAGCAAAGTTAAAGATAAAGTGGTGTTTGGAACAGAACCCTACCAAACAGCCAAGCCTCAAACAGATCAGTGTACATGAGTGGTTCACAAAAGGCCTTTCACGTCAGCCAGGCCAAACATTTGACCTAATTAAAATGAACCAACACTAAACATAACACTGATCACATGGATAGTACTGGAACACTTCTGTATTCTCCAAAATTAAAGACTTCTGTAATTTAATTTCCATGAAAGAAACATGAAATGATCAAGAAATCAAACAAGAAAACTAGAATAttctatattcttttttttttgaacattgtttttttgttattccaCAGACAGTGAATAGTCAGGGTTGGATTAGCACATAGAACCACAACCAATGTTTGACGGAAAATAACTTCTGAACAGTGTGAGTGACTGGCTGCTGTTTGCTTTTATACAATATCATCATATTTATGATCTTCTGCATGAAACCGTCTGCATTTATGACTGACCTTCTGCTGCTCTGTATGAACACATGAATAGCTTAACAATTTGCTCTTCTCATTAACAGTTGCTCAAATCTCACATGATGCTTCAGTGGATGATCTTATCTCAATGatttagagagataaaagactggatgaactgcaattttttgttaaactccgataagacagaattACTACTTATAGGtgcaaaaaccagtacacagaaactctcacaatttaacttccatttaaagggatgtactgttacttgtagctcaacagtgaaagacctgggtgttattagacagcaacttgtcttttgaaaattatatcacccatactaccaaaacagccttctttcaccttagaaatattgccaagctgagaaacatcctgtctgtctctgatgctgagaagctattttatgcattcatgacctctagactggactattgtaatgcattactaggtggttgtcctgcatctttaataaataggttacagttagtacaaaatgcagctgccagagttctcactaggtcaagaaagtatgaccatataaccccaatttgatcatctctacactggctacctgttaagtttagaattgattacaaactgctgttactcacgtacaaggctcttaatggtttatctCCCATGTATCTAGCTagtctaacacgttacaatccttcaagCTCTCTGAGATcgcaaaactcaggacttctagTAGTTCCCAgtatatctaagtctactaaaggtggtattTTCtcatttagctcccaaactttggaatagtcttcctgatagtgtttggggcacagacacactttcccagtttaaatgtaggtTAAAAGCTCTATGtgtctgctctatgtttatgttctgtaaggGCCAGGAACAGGGGGGCCAGgaacagggggggggggggccggACCGGGGGGGGGCCGGAACAGGGGGGGGGCAGGAACACGGGGGGGGGCAGGaacagggggggggggcaggaacagggggggggggcaggaacgggggggggggcaggaaCAGGGGGGGGGCAGGAACAGGGGGGGGGCAGGAACAGGGGGGGGGCAGGAACAGGGGGGGGGGCAGGAACAGGGGGGGGGCAggaacgggggggggggggcaggaaCATACTAACAACGACGACGACGAACAAACAGAGTAGTTATAGGggacaagaaccaatcacaagccggaggcaatcacagactaagacaaaacacctggggaagagaatgagtgcagttaatttccatggtaacaaataggtgggcggggtcaacaattaacagaagggaatgacagcagacagaaacaagggaagacagactcgttacacaTATCAATGAGTTTGTGATAATTGTCAGAagcactacacaaataaactaaaGGATTTCCCATGATGAAAACTGTTCCCATCTTTTACTTTGCAGTGTCTGGTGTGAAAGCATCCATGTGAGTAAAAAACAGGGCTTTTATAAACCAGCTGGTAATAAAAGAGTTAGAAACGTActgattaatatttattgacAGCTCTACAAAGTAAGTTTTTTGTtggaaaattttgatttttgaatgtaaaatttggtaaacaaacaaacaaacaaaatcaacaagCTGATCATATAAAATTGAGAACTGTCCTTTCTGTCATAGTCAGTGAACCCAAACAATAAATTTTCCCAGAGTAACAAAAAATCAGGGTAGATATGATCAGCAAAATGTACTCCAGAGATGCAAGTTACTGTAGGGAAATACGtcaaaaaatgtacaaaacttCTATAGCAATAGAACCAAACAGAATCATAGTTATGGTAGGATTTCTAGCCTAGATGACAATATTTGATATGAGATGATGTGGTATGGAAAATTGTAAACTCTTGTGTTGGTATGAGAAATGTGCtgcttattatattatacagtgtTTATATTCTGATCAAAAAGACTGCTCTGTTGTAGCTTCTTGACATTAATTGATAGGCTAAGAGATAGTtgtattaatgtaatatttttacttttacaccGCACATTGTGCAAACTCCACGTGACCAAACCGAGTTCAGTGTTCAGGTGATCATGTTTCGGCTCTTCTGTGAGTCAGAACATTTGACTCATTGACACTTTTGGCTCCATAACTTCTCGTTGTTTTTCTTATGAAATCTTAGTCTGACTTCCCATTAACGAAATAATTTTAGTAACAAGCAACGTTTCATTTATCTTGGATGAACACCTACGTTTCATAGGTCTTTTGACACAAGATAATACATGTTAAAAAAGCTTCATAATCTCGACTCTTAAAGGCTCTTTCTTCTGTAAGAACCGAGTCAAGGAGCCGACTCTTTAGCGCGCGGTACA is part of the Tachysurus fulvidraco isolate hzauxx_2018 chromosome 12, HZAU_PFXX_2.0, whole genome shotgun sequence genome and encodes:
- the LOC113659803 gene encoding C-type lectin domain family 4 member E-like; the protein is MINSENHGKDTYSELEDHGDLTGDDNPLYSKMSRFTVRDELSSRSYRVPAMLLGALCAVFIFVVIGLSVHINRVNDKHGILSLNSSVISSQLAQLQSDHRSLTESKNALQNKHEEDVRKITSMQLNLNRETRLKNELNSQKQKLEEDKRKLQSQISNLEGNCGKCLPNWVLMNSTCFYFAVSSTTSRNGWDGGRDDCKKKGADLVIIDSKEKQEFIVESLKALRYNLPFNYYNGFWIGLKDDHTEGIWKWLNGTTLNEGYWMDGEPNDDRSIEDCAAVYPTNNPMKAWNDAPCSHPLKWICEKELDKMI
- the LOC113659804 gene encoding hepatic lectin-like; this translates as MMNTEDQENEMYNGSEFQDNVDVHPLYVKMSRFSVRDELSSRSYRLPAMLLGALCAVFLFVVIGLSVHINRVNDKHGILSLNSSVISSQLAQLQSDHRSLIESKNALQNKHEEDVRKIKSLEINLNKETTLNTDLSSKKQKLEEDKRKLQSQISNLEDNCGKCLPNWVLMNSTCFYFAVSLMIPGKNWDASRDDCKEKGADLVVIDSKEKQEFISARLQQYKIRFSYNNGFWIGLKDDHTEGIWKWLNETTLTEGYWMDGEPNDDKAREDCAVVYSRGNPMKTWNDLPCSLKQKWICEKEIDKTL